The Cryptococcus decagattii chromosome 1, complete sequence genome includes a region encoding these proteins:
- a CDS encoding diphosphomevalonate decarboxylase gives MVYEATASAPVNIACIKYWGKRDTRLILPTNSSLSVTLDQDQLRSTTTSRADASFEAGDRLWLNGKEEAIKEGGRLAVCIKELRGWRKEMEDKEKDLPKLSEWPLRIASYNNFPTAAGLASSASGLAALVASLASLYSLSRSPSQLSLVARQGSGSACRSLFGGFVAWREGTDPAGSDSLAEEVAPREHWPEMHALICVVSDAKKGTSSTSGMQKTVETSTLLQERLRVVPKRMDAISQAIKSRDFPEFAKLTMVDSNSFHAVCLDTAPPIFYLNDVSRAIITVVEELNRAAGEIIAAYTFDAGPNAVIYTLEKNMPFVLGAIKRFFPTNEEFEDPFQTGMRDLPQGFNTAVVREGGWEKGAVKGLIHTRVGDGPRVLGKEESLLGENGVPKVLA, from the exons ATGGTCTACGAAGCCACAGCATCCGCCCCCGTCAACATTGCTTGCATCAA GTACTGGGGCAAGCGCGACACCCGTCTTATTCTACCCACCAACAGCTCTCTCTCCGTCACTCTTGACCAGGACCAACTCCGCTCTACTACTACTTCGCGTGCGGACGCGTCGTTCGAGGCTGGAGACAGACTTTGGTTAAATGGTAAGGAAGAGGCGATCAAGGAGGGTGGGCGACTGGCCGTCTGCATCAAGGAGCTCCGTGggtggagaaaagagatggaggacaaggagaaggacttGCCCAAG CTCTCCGAGTGGCCGTTGCGAATCGCCTCGTACAACAACTTCCCCACCGCTGCTGGTCTCGCCTCGTCAGCTTCGGGTCTTGCCGCCCTCGTTGCATCTCTCGCTTCTCTCTACTCCCTCTCTCGGTCTCCCTCCCAGCTCTCCCTCGTCGCCCGCCAAGGCTCTGGCTCTGCCTGCCGATCTCTCTTTGGAGGCTTCGTCGCTTGGCGTGAAGGTACAGACCCTGCTGGCTCCGACTCTCTCGCCGAGGAGGTTGCTCCTCGAGAGCACTGGCCCGAGATGCACGCCCTTATCTGTGTTGTCAGTGACGCCAAGAAGGGAACTTCATCCACTTCCGGCATGCAAAAGACTGTAGAGACATCTACCCTCTTGCAAGAGCGTCTCCGGGTCGTTCCCAAACGGATGGATGCGATCTCTCAGGCTATCAAGTCTCGAGACTTTCCCGAATTTGCTAAGCTCACCATGGTCGACAGCAACTCTTTCCATGCCGTCTGTCTCGACACCGCACCTCCCATCTTCTACCTCAACGACGTCTCCCGAGCCATCATCACTGTTGTCGAAGAGCTCAACCGTGCCGCCGGCGAGATCATCGCCGCCTACACATTTGACGCCGGACCCAACGCCGTCATCTACACTCTCGAAAAGAACATGCCCTTCGTCCTCGGCGCCATCAAGAGATTCTTCCCTACCAACGAAGAGTTCGAGGACCCCTTCCAGACTGGCATGCGAGATTTGCCTCAAGGATTCAACACTGCTGTAGTCagggaaggaggatgggagaagGGTGCAGTCAAGGGTTTGATCCACACCAGGGTCGGTGACGGCCCCAGAGTTTtgggaaaggaggagagtTTGTTGGGGGAGAATGGTGTGCCCAAGGTTCTTGCTTAG
- a CDS encoding protein SEY1, with protein MNQTPQMVQELLKNPPQELQQLLDDSRTPDSARKAVQELQVSSVVSDAAGNKDGPAESSRLQIVNENQEFTKELSPYLAKWDLLDKGFAYDVVAVFGSQSTGKSTLLNRLFGTTFDVMDESKRQQTTKGIWMCPSQYSSTLVMDVEGTDGRERGEDQDFERKSALFSLASTEVLIVNLWEHQIGLYNGANMGLLKTVFEVNLGLFGGGGDNSKPKPQEKTLILFVIRDHVGATPMSNLTGTLTQDMEKIWDSLSKPAHLEDAALSSYFDLSFAALPHKILMPEKFEEAVLELRQRFVDRSREDYVFQPAYHKRIPADGVSFYMEGIWQQVLTNKDLDLPTQQELLAQFRCDEISTLVVEAFLASAKIVRKPVDGGSVVEGLGALMRDWLETALGKFDRDASRYHSAVYQRKRLDLLSSLHASLSPLFLGQLKNLHKIETAKFSKDIVAGVKEPGYDFAVVVEEGKKRARERFLTGAKEIMVEETDWEYENELALLDEDLKLIADKCRADETKKMVNAIERNVKRQILEPIEIAMSQPTKTMWDIVLKTYSDVMEAAEEAYFSRAKSYNCSDEENAAALTSLRARAWLALRRKLEEQTSDSTVLTTLRTKFEDSFRYDEGGVPRVWKPEDDIEAAFRKAKGDTLALLPLFANIAPTEPSLLPELPPPEPSFDLESDPSPFDPSTAFNLLTATKLLSLESRFKRDADAAYVEAKRSMVSSVAQIPVWMYGVLVVLGWNEAMAVLFNPLYFAMLLVLAASGYIILQLGLAGPILQISGTVIREIRQIAAKKLREAFADVPEAQRVLAQPVTAASSDGQERKGDLLRGEMLEK; from the exons ATGAACCAAACACCGCAAATGGTCCAGGAACTCCTGAAGAATCCTCCGCAGGAGCTTCAACAGCTCTTGGACGATTCTCGTACCCCCGATAGCGCTCGAAAAGCTGTCCAGGAACTTCAAGTCTCTTCTGTTGTTTCTGATGCAGCTGGAAACAAAGACGGACCTGCAGAGAGCTCAAGACTTCAGATTGTGAACGAAAATCAAGAGTTCAC TAAAGAGCTATCCCCTTATCTGGCCAAATGGGACCTCTTGGATAAAGGGTTCGCCTACGACGTGGTTGCTGTATTTGGATCCCAATCCACAGGGAAGTCCACTCTCCTGAATAGGCTGTTTGGTACAACGTTCGACGTTATGGACGAGTCGAAAAGACAGCAGACCACCAAAGGCATCTGGATGTGCCCTTCTCAGTACAGTAGTACACTCGTCATGGATGTAGAAGGTacagatggaagagaaagaggagaggatcAGGATTTCGAGAGGAAGAGTGCACTTTTCAGTTTGGCAAGTACAGAGGTATTAATAGTGAACCTCTG GGAGCATCAAATTGGATTATACAATGGTGCGAACATGGGTCTTCTCAAGACTGTGTTCGAAGTCAACCTTGGTCTCTTCGGAGGAGGCGGAGACAATAGCAAGCCAAA GCCTCAAGAAAAAACGCTTATCCTCTTCGTGATCCGAGATCATGTTGGCGCAACACCCATGTCCAACCTAACTGGTACACTCACTCAAGATATGGAGAAGATTTGGGATAGCTTGTCCAAG CCCGCACATCTGGAAGACGCCGCTCTCTCATCTTACTTTGACCTATCTTTTGCAGCGTTACCCCACAAAATACTCATGCCAGAAAagtttgaagaagctgtACTCGAACTGCGACAACGATTTGTAGATCGCTCAAGAGAAGACTATGTGTTCCAGCCTGCCTATCACAAGCGTATCCCGGCCGATGGTGTCTCTTTTTACATGGAGGGCATTTGG CAACAAGTTCTTACTAACAAGGACCTTGACCTTCCCACGCAGCAGGAACTTTTGGCCCAATTCAGATGTGATGAAATCTCGACACTGGTTGTTGAGGCGTTCTTGGCAAGTGCAAAGATTGTACGAAAGCCTGTAGACGGGGGATCTGTTGTTGAGGGCTTGGGTGCTTTGATGAGGGATTGGCTTGAAACAGCTTTGG GCAAATTCGATCGTGATGCTTCGCGGTACCACTCGGCCGTTTATCAGCGCAAGCGCCTCGACCTTCTGTCATCCTTGCATGCTTCTCTTTCGCCCCTTTTCCTCGGTCAACTTAAGAATCTCCACAAAATCGAGACTGCCAAGTTTTCCAAGGATATTGTGGCGGGCGTGAAAGAACCCGGATATGATTTTGCAGTGGTTGTcgaggaagggaaaaagcGGGCTAGGGAAAGGTTTTTGACAGGTGCCAAGG AGATCATGGTGGAAGAGACCGATTGGGAGTATGAAAATGAGCTTGCTCTGCTAGACGAGGACCTTAAGCTCATCGCTGATAAGTGTCGTGCGGATgagacgaagaagatggtcaACGCTATCGAG CGAAATGTGAAGAGGCAGATCTTGGAGCCGATAGAAATAGCGATGAGCCAACCTACAAAGACCATGTGGGATATCGTTTTGAAGACTTATTCAGACGTCATGGAGGCTGCTGAGGAAGCATATTTTTCTAGGGCCAAGA GCTATAACTGCAGTGACGAAGAGAACGCTGCGGCTCTTACTTCTCTTCGAGCACGAGCTTGGCTCGCTCTGAGGCGAAAGCTCGAAGAACAAACTTCTGACTCCACGGTACTGACCACATTGAGGACCAAGTTTGAAGACAGCTTTAGATATGATGAAGGCGGTGTCCCTAGAGTTTGGAAGCCTGAAGATGATATTGAGGCGGCATTTAGAAAAGCCAAGGGTGAC ACTCTTGCTCTCTTGCCACTTTTTGCAAACATTGCTCCGACCGAGCCGTCACTTCTGCCGGAGCTCCCGCCACCCGAACCATCCTTTGACCTTGAGTCTGACCCATCTCCTTTTGATCCCTCGACAGCCTTCAACCTTCTCACGGCCACCAAGCTACTGTCTCTTGAGTCCAGGTTCAAACGTGATGCCGATGCTGCCTATGTTGAGGCCAAGAGGAGTATGGTCAGTAGCGTGGCGCAGATTCCAGTCTGGATGTATGGTGTTCTTGTTGTTTTGGGCTGGAATGAGGCGATGGCGGTCCTGTTCAACCCGTTGTACTTTGCCATGCTCTTAGTTCTGGCTGCTTCGGG GTATATCATTTTGCAACTTGGCCTCGCCGGTCCTATCCTTCAAATCTCCGGTACAGTCATCAGAGAAATCCGCCAGATTGCCGCCAAAAAACTGCGAGAAGCATTTGCAGACGTACCAGAAGCGCAGAGGGTTCTCGCACAGCCTGTAACTGCTGCTTCATCGGACGGgcaagaaagaaaaggggATTTGTTAAGGGGGGAAATGTTGGAAAAATAG
- a CDS encoding homoserine O-acetyltransferase, translated as MSDNTPIPQQVPDTNPYASLISQQITIIPSFTLESGVTLNNVPVAYKTWGKLNKKADNCLVICHALTGSADVEDWWGPLLGLNKAFDPTRFFIFCANVIGSPYGTISSVTTNPETGKPFGPEMPGSSVKDDVRLHYIVLKSLGVKSVAAVVGGSMGGMTVLEYPLNTPPGFVRAIIPLATSARHSAWCISWGEAQRQSIYSDPDYKDGYYYEIEEEEGKVDLARQPARGLAAARMAALLTYRSRDSFESRFGRRSGGGKSSVPKGGVRIMGGQETTDPSVPSASDLAAKSPSWRAWREHNDGHRSAGTRPVSRSGSEGPARGEGDAAQVEVVKTQEVKANGSKIGTGGEAPPKIFSAQSYLRYQGDKFTGRFDANCYIHITRKLDTHDLSTPSRDTSMSSLSSALPSSPDPTEEELDARLVHALSLEPPALVIGIESDALFTTSEQRELAAGIPDAELVVIPSPDGHDGFLLEFEAINGWIEGWLKRKMPEFYEERVINAEDYVRGEEGFGIKKESVFGEAEADITRW; from the exons ATGTCAGATAACACGCCCATACCTCAGCAAGTCCCGGACACAAACCCATATGcctctctcatctctcagCAAATCACTATCATCCCTTCGTTCACCCTAGAGTCGGGTGTCACTCTTAACAATGTTCCAGTGGCTTACAAGACCTGGGGTAAACTTAATAAAAAAGCGGATAACTGCTTGGTCATCTGCCATGCTTTAACAGGTAGTGCTGATGTCGAAGATTG GTGGGGACCCTTGCTTGGTCTCAACAAGGCATTTGACCCGACCAGatttttcatcttctgcgCAAACGTTATCGGTTCACCGTATGGCACTATTTCTAGTGTCACTACCAACCCTGAAACTGGCAAGCCTTTTGGTCCCGAGATGCCCGGAAGTAGCGTCAAGGATGATGTTCG ATTGCATTACATAGTTCTCAAGTCTCTCGGTGTGAAATCAGTTGCAGCTGTCGTCGGTGGATCTATGGGTGGTATGACTGTTCTTGAGTACCCGCTCAATACCCCTCCTGGTTTTGTCAGAGCCATTATCCCTCTTGCGACCTCAGCACGTCACTCAGCTTGGTGCATATCTTGGGGCGAAGCACAGCGTCAATCCATCTACTCCGACCCAGACTACAAAGACGGCTACTATTACGAAattgaggaggaagaaggcaaagtTGATCTGGCGCGACAGCCTGCGAGGGGTTTGGCTGCGGCTAGAATGGCGGCTTTGTTGACCTACAGGAGTAGAGACAGCTTTGAAAGCCGATTTGGTCGACGCTCCGGCGGCGGTAAATCATCAGTGCCCAAGGGTGGTGTGCGAATCATGGGCGGTCAAGAGACCACCGACCCTAGCGTCCCCAGTGCGAGCGATCTCGCTGCCAAATCGCCCAGCTGGAGGGCCTGGAGGGAGCATAACGACGGGCACAGAAGTGCTGGTACAAGGCCGGTTTCTCGTAGCGGGAGCGAAGGCCCTGCCCGTGGAGAGGGTGATGCAGCTCAGGTTGAGGTTGTCAAGACTCAAGAAGTGAAGGCGAATGGAAGTAAAATTGGAACTGGCGGAGAAGCGCCGCCCAAAATATTTTCTGCGCAAAGCTACCTACGCTACCAGGGAGACAAG TTTACTGGTCGATTCGATGCCAATTGTTATATTCACATAACTCGTAAACTCGATACCCACGATCTATCCACTCCTTCTCGTGATACTTCCATGTCCTCACTCTCTTCTGCTCTTCCCTCATCCCCCGACCcgacagaagaagagctcGATGCCCGTTTGGTCCACGCTCTTTCTCTTGAACCTCCCGCTCTGGTCATCGGTATCGAGTCCGACGCCTTGTTCACCACTTCTGAACAACGCGAGCTTGCGGCTGGGATCCCCGATGCGGAGCTGGTTGTCATTCCTTCCCCTGATGGGCATGACGGTTTCTTATTGGAGTTTGAAGCCATTAACGGATGGATTGAAGGAtggctgaagaggaagatgccTGAGTTCTACGAGGAACGAGTGATTAATGCTGAAGATTACGTCCggggtgaagaaggatttGGCATCAAGAAAGAAAGTGTATTCGGCGAGGCTGAGGCAGATATTACGAGGTGGTAA
- a CDS encoding nicotinate phosphoribosyltransferase, translating to MPDKLHLPIDDVQVPFSILDTDLYKLTMQNAVLRHFRDAHVIIKFTNRSPEMLFSKECFDWVQQRVNDLSKLKLTSEEREALSTTCHYFSESYLDYLSNMQLDPVNQVKLTFMPRGSNEKGEEMGEIACAIEGPWKDTILYEVPIMAILSEGYFKFVDTDWDYDGQFELAKKKALDLFNPPAPTTSLVVSEFGTRRRRSFKAQDIVMRGLVAGYEEYKSKGGNQGALSGTSNVQLALKYGLQPVGTIAHEWIMAVGATYGYKGANGRAMDMWEEVYPPDTKFASPLTMLTDTYTAAVFFKDFISDPARALRWSVLRQDSGDAFKFVEDAKKAWRTIEDKAGIKRDVGPNGEETIAKGKKVIFSDSLDVEKAIKLQQGCDTIGMAASFGIGTDLTNDFRKTSDPSQKSKALNMVIKLNKINGKDCIKLSDDKGKHTGSLEEVRKAQQELGIENN from the exons ATGCCCGACAAGCTACACCTCCCCATAGATGATGTCCAGGTTCCCTTCAGTATCCTCGATACTGATCTTTACAAG CTTACAATGCAAAACGCCGTCCTCCGCCACTTTAGGGATGCGCATGTTATCATAAAGTTTACAAATAGGAGTCCGGAAATGCTCTTCTCGAAGGAGTGCTTTGACTGGGTGCAGCAACGAGTGAATG ACCTTTCGAAGCTCAAGTTGACTTCAGAAGAACGTGAAGCGCTTTCCACAACTTGTCATTACTTCTCGGAATCATATCTAGATTATCTTTCGAATATGCAGCTCGACCCTGTCAATCAAGTAAAGCTCACTTTTATGCCCAGGGGATCCAAcgagaaaggagaagagatgggtgAGATTGCATGTGCCATCGAGGGTCCCTGGAAAGATACTATACTATATGAAGTCCCCATTATGGCTATCT TGAGTGAAGGATACTTCAAGTTTGTGGACACCGACTGGGATTACGACGGCCAATTTG AATTAGCtaagaagaaggctttAGATCTCTTCAACCCTCCCGCCCCTACGACATCATTAGTGGTCTCAGAATTCGGCACTCGCCGTCGACGAAGTTTTAAGGCCCAGGATATCGTCATGCGGGGGCTTGTTGCTGGCTATGAAGAGTACAAATCCAAAGGAGGGAACCAGGGAGCTTTGAGCGGGACAAGTAAT GTCCAATTGGCTTTGAAGTACGGTCTTCAACCTGTCGGCACTATTGCCCATGAATGGATCATGGCCGTAGGGGCGACTTATGGATACAAAGGGGCCAATGGAAGAGCTATGGACATGTGGGAAGAGG TCTACCCTCCTGATACTAAGTTTGCCTCCCCACTCACCATGCTTACCGACACTTACACCGCTGCTGTCTTCTTTAAAGATTTTATCTCTGATCCCGCTCGCGCTCTTCGCTGGTCTGTTCTCAGGCAAGATTCTGGGGATGCCTTCAAGTTTGTCGAAGATGCAAAGAAGGCGTGGAGGACTATTGAGGATAAAGCTGGCATCAAGCGAGACGTTGGACCGAATGGCGAGGAAACAATTGCaaagggcaagaaggtCATTTTCAGTGACTCCTTAGATGTTGAGAAGGCCATCAAGTTGCAACAAGGGTGTGACACGATCGGCATGGCGG CATCATTCGGCATTGGTACGGACTTGACCAATGATTTCCGTAAGACTTCAGATCCTAGTCAAAAGTCCAAAGCTTTGAATATGGTCATCAAACTCAACAAGATCAATGGTAAGGATTGTATCAAGTTGTCAGATGACAAGGGGAAG CATACTGGTTCGCTTGAAGAGGTTAGAAAAGCTCAACAAGAGCTGGGCATTGAAAACAATTAG